In Parasteatoda tepidariorum isolate YZ-2023 chromosome 2, CAS_Ptep_4.0, whole genome shotgun sequence, one DNA window encodes the following:
- the LOC107455283 gene encoding tetratricopeptide repeat protein 27 has translation MDLNNSQLKDELKKFEINLTLGILTEDNFTEALIKLLLSSKDEHSLLLSELIKKIINHNYKDVLNMNINFLKPLVTFCAEKTPEFSFENGEIKSNYSNVIHSSMNDFNYVKQLILLLLAVAALQEFVGANLCGPSIPEEASFAVLSDLLPVEVYTNDRVLDVLSRNGETIMTKISHPKLLYSSLLLLSADTFSQCLTHKWWLIRCLMVQQRIIQETIPDLHLLISVLIKQLREMEFLNDKAESLALIMFLTECAHIHLHYHEVNSAEMCINEAGNKLDLQIELSGAVGKRTRFQTKPVAQLVVKTTKNDSVTNQLANSDKFPKDLALEDDTVLNKIEYVNIEDNNTDETLPEEQIVVLAHCCLMQKKMAATDLKQEEIMSYVNFLLSQPRLWSVQFKALTLRCQVEKAATRKFERSLTQLEELINTATKDEPPFSVRQTGLYCTSFPFKYNLEKLLAELLISIGSVKSALDIFERLHLWEDAVVCYKQLGMTVKAVEVLERLIAKKESPVLWCYLGDVTDDPENYKKAWELSGQKNSRSQRALGYYYLKRKDYEKCIPHFILSTDVNHLQPTVWFTLGYVATEVGDYELAARSYRQVVLLDNDNFEAWNNLSNAYIKLKQKERAWRSLQEALKCNYEEWKVWENFLIVSVDVGAFEDVIRSYHRLLDLKNKHIDAEVLKILVNAIDKNLPDIHDSPSSRLKDKSLQLFGRLTSIVTNKAELWELYSILQCSGTDFKNSKDVLDKAVTFQHKAIRSCIQNSEWEEEINAFNLTLNSALRFADLCIAYVELLEEASLKQQQKSVAKYSLQNIITKADRASSRFPENFPEETVLSLKTSLQTLIGL, from the coding sequence ATGGATTTAAATAATAGTCAATTAAAAGATGaactaaaaaagtttgaaataaacttgACTCTCGGAATTCTTACCGAGGATAACTTTACTGAGGCTTTAATAAAGCTCTTATTAAGCAGTAAAGATGAACATAGCCTGTTATTAAGCGAActcatcaaaaaaattattaatcataactACAAGgatgttttaaatatgaacattaaTTTCTTGAAACCTTTAGTGACTTTTTGTGCTGAAAAAACTCctgaatttagttttgaaaatggaGAAATCAAATCTAATTACAGTAATGTAATCCATTCCTCAATGAATGACTTTAATTACGTTAAGCAATTGATCTTATTGTTACTTGCTGTTGCTGCCTTGCAAGAATTCGTTGGAGCTAATCTTTGTGGACCAAGTATACCAGAAGAAGCTTCTTTTGCAGTCCTATCTGATTTGCTTCCGGTGGAAGTTTATACAAATGATCGTGTTTTAGATGTATTGAGCAGAAACGGCGAAACCATAATGACTAAAATATCGCACCCTAAACTATTGTATTCAAGTCTTTTATTACTTTCTGCAGACACTTTCAGCCAATGTCTTACTCATAAATGGTGGCTAATTCGTTGTCTTATGGTGCAGCAAAGAATTATTCAAGAAACAATTCCAGATTTGCACCTCTTGATATCAGTACTTATAAAACAGCTGAgggaaatggaatttttaaatgataaagcaGAATCATTAGCTTTGATTATGTTTTTGACTGAATGTGCTCACATACATTTACATTACCATGAAGTAAACTCAGCTGAAATGTGCATTAATGAAGCAGGTAATAAGTTGGACTTGCAAATTGAATTGAGTGGAGCCGTTGGAAAGAGAACGCGATTCCAAACAAAACCTGTTGCACAATTAGTggtaaaaactacaaaaaatgaTAGTGTGACGAATCAATTAGCTAATAGTGATAAATTTCCTAAAGATTTGGCCCTAGAAGATGATActgtgttaaataaaatagaatatgttAACATTGAAGATAATAACACAGATGAAACATTACCAGAAGAACAAATTGTAGTTTTGGCTCACTGCTgcttaatgcagaaaaaaatggcTGCAACTGATCTAAAACAGGAAGAAATTATGTCATatgtcaattttcttttatcgcAACCCAGACTTTGGTCTGTACAATTCAAAGCTTTAACTCTTAGATGCCAGGTTGAAAAAGCAGCTACAAGAAAATTTGAACGCTCTCTTACTCAATTGGAGGAGTTGATAAATACTGCAACAAAAGACGAGCCACCTTTTTCTGTTAGACAAACAGGTTTATATTGCACAtcttttccatttaaatataatttagagaaACTATTAGCTGAACTGTTAATAAGTATAGGCTCTGTTAAGAGTGCATTAGATATATTTGAAAGATTACATCTCTGGGAAGATGCTGTTGTCTGTTATAAACAGCTTGGAATGACTGTTAAAGCTGTAGAAGTTCTGGAAAGATTGATTGCTAAGAAAGAAAGTCCTGTCCTTTGGTGTTACCTTGGAGATGTAACAGATGATCCtgagaattataaaaaagccTGGGAATTATCGGGTCAGAAAAACTCCCGCTCTCAGCGTGCTTTGGGTTACTATTACCTTAAAAGGAAAGATTATGAAAAGTGCATTCCTCATTTCATTCTCTCAACAGATGTAAATCATTTGCAACCTACTGTGTGGTTTACTTTAGGTTATGTGGCAACAGAAGTCGGGGACTATGAGCTTGCTGCTCGTTCTTATCGTCAGGTAGTTCTGCTtgataatgataattttgaagCATGGAATAATCTCTCAAATGCCTacattaaattgaaacaaaaggaACGAGCCTGGAGGAGTCTCCAAGAAgctttaaaatgcaactatGAAGAATGGAAAGTTTGGGAGAATTTCTTAATTGTTAGTGTTGATGTTGGGGCTTTTGAAGATGTTATTAGATCCTATCACCGCCTGCTTGACTTAAAAAACAAGCACATAGATGCagaagttttaaagattttggtaAATGCTATTGATAAGAATTTACCAGATATACACGACTCACCTTCATCGAGACTCAAGGACAAATCACTCCAACTCTTTGGTCGTTTGACTTCGATTGTTACAAATAAAGCTGAATTATGGGAGCTGTATTCTATTTTGCAATGTAGTGGAACAGactttaaaaacagtaaagatGTGTTGGATAAAGCTGTAACATTTCAACATAAAGCAATTCGCTCCTGTATTCAAAATTCAGAATGGGAGGAAGAAATTAATGCTTTCAATTTAACTCTAAATTCTGCTTTGAGATTTGCTGATCTTTGTATAGCTTATGTAGAGCTTTTGGAAGAAGCTTCtttaaaacaacaacaaaaatctgTAGCTAAATATTCcttgcaaaatattataaccAAAGCAGATAGAGCTTCTTCTagatttcctgaaaattttccAGAGGAAACtgtgttaagtttaaaaacttctttacaGACTCTAATTGgtctttaa
- the LOC107455289 gene encoding DNA/RNA-binding protein KIN17, whose product MPKHGFLAPKAIANRIKAKGLQKLRWYCQMCQKQCRDENGFKCHTMSESHQRQLLLFADNPDKYIDQFSQEFLDCFVKLLKRRFGTRRVHANQVYQEYIADREHLHMNSTQWETLTDFVKWLGREGHCVVDETEKGWFISWIDRDPETIRRQEVLAKQEKMKLDDEERMHQLFERQMQKDKETSKPQPKVEYTELKKENEDEKIAFAMKPVKIEKKVTIDVKNNPLSATLKTSVRDSTKNSVGEKRKLALEEIIEQEKAAMEKKNRKDYWLTPGIVVKLMTHKYGKELYKKKAVIQEVKNRYEAVVKIIDCDEKLDVKQDDVETVIPTVGRKVLILNGLYRHNEAKILDVNFDTFSVKVRLVSGSFKGKTIDNVKYEDISKLYVQS is encoded by the coding sequence ATGCCAAAGCACGGCTTTCTTGCACCAAAAGCAATTGCTAATAGAATCAAAGCGAAAGGACTTCAAAAGTTGCGATGGTACTGCCAAATGTGTCAAAAACAATGTCGTGACGAAAATGGGTTCAAATGTCACACTATGTCCGAATCTCATCAGCGACAACTTTTATTGTTTGCTGATAATCCCGATAAATATATCGACCAATTTTCACAAGAATTTTTGGATTGtttcgtaaaattattaaaacgacGTTTTGGGACCAGAAGAGTTCACGCCAATCAAGTGTATCAGGAATACATTGCTGATCGTGAACATTTGCACATGAATTCAACACAGTGGGAAACACTCACCGATTTTGTTAAATGGCTTGGACGGGAAGGCCATTGTGTTGTCGATGAAACGGAAAAAGGTTGGTTTATCAGTTGGATTGACCGGGATCCTGAAACCATCAGGCGCCAAGAAGTTCTTgccaaacaagaaaaaatgaagCTTGATGATGAAGAAAGAATGCACCAGTTATTCGAGAGACAAATGCAGAAAGATAAAGAAACGTCAAAGCCACAGCCAAAAGTGGAATACACAGAACTTAAAAAAGAGAATGAGgatgaaaaaattgcatttgcgATGAAACCTgtgaaaatagaaaagaaagtaacaattgatgttaaaaataatcctttaagcGCTACTTTAAAAACTTCAGTCAGGGACTCTACTAAGAATTCTGTGGGAGAGAAACGTAAACTAGCTTTGGAAGAGATTATCGAGCAGGAAAAAGCTGCTATGgagaaaaagaatagaaaagatTATTGGTTAACTCCAGGTATTGTTGTTAAACTCATGACACATAAATATGGTAAAGAATTGTACAAAAAGAAAGCTGTTATTCAGGAAGTGAAGAATCGATATGAAGCTGTTgtgaaaattattgattgtgATGAAAAGTTAGACGTTAAACAGGACGATGTGGAAACAGTAATACCTACAGTGGGAAGAAAAGTGCTTATCTTGAATGGCTTGTACAGACATAATGAAGCTAAAATATTGGATGTAAATTTTGACACTTTTTCAGTTAAAGTGCGTCTTGTGTCGGGATCTTTTAAGGGAAAGACTATTGATAATGTTAAGTAtgaagatatttcaaaattgtatgtGCAATCATAA